The following is a genomic window from Pseudomonas lurida.
AGGCTCTTGATACACCCACACCATAGGGGATTGCGTCATGAAGACCACATCGTCCCAAAGGATTTTGCTCATCGTCGGCCTGTCAGCCCTGCTCTGCGGCCCCGCTTTCGCCGCATTTGGCGACAATCCCGAACCGTCCTCCAACGCCTTGAGTAGCGACAGCGCCCCTGGCTCCGCCCTGCCGCCAGGAACCTACCCCAGCAGCCCCTCCGACAGCGACAAGAAAACCGAAGACACAGACAAGCAGCCGAGTAAACCGGCCAAACCGGCGGACACTCACAAACCCAGCAAAGAGAAGCCCCGCTCAGGCAGTTGACGATCGGTAGACCTTGATCCGGGGAAAGCCCGCCGCTGCCAGCAGGTCGATGTCCCAGGCATCCAAGCGCTTGTCGGCGCTCACCACAGGCTGCCCGCGTTGCAGCAGGTGCGCACGCTTGATGACGTGTTCACCCATGCGCAACGGCGGGCACCAGATGCGCGGGCCGTACACTCGGCAGCGCTGCAGGGCCACCACGCTGTCGGCACCCGCTGGCAGCGGCGCGCCGGTCAATACCCGTGCGGCTTGACTGGCCTGCAATGGCAGGTCACGCCCGTGGGGTCTGACCAGCACCAGATAGCCGCCGAGCTCCGACACGTCAACCGCACGCAGGGCATAGCCGTCCAGGACGCTGATGTCCCGACCTGGCACATCGACGGGTGAAAACACCTCTTCGGCGGTCACCCGTCCAAGGGCCTGGGACAAGGCAATCATTTCGGTGCAGACGACACGGTGCTGAATCAGATCGTCCATGATCCAGGATCCGCGCACTGACACGCAAAAGACGCGTCTCGACGGCGAAGCAATTGCGCAAGGGACAAGGGCATGGCGTCTTCCTCCAGAACGTTCGTCACAGTGTGGGAACTGTTGCCGCGTCATCCCTTGACCGCGATCAACGAACAGGCGCGGCATGGCGCCGCACGCCAACCAAGGTGTGTTCGCCCAGGAAATCGGCATGGCCTGGGACGCGGCCGTGACGCTCTACGTCCGAAACCCGATCGCCGTGACGGACGTTGCCGCGAGGGTTCGCCGGCCCCTCAGGGCACCGGCAACCAGCGACCGAACTCACCACGGGCATTCAATGGGCACCAGGCAAAGTCCCACTCCAAGCCTGGCAACGCTTGCTGTTCGGCGCCCGCCAGCGGAGCCCCCTTCCAGTCGAACACCGTTGCTCCCTGCCAGGCCAGGACCACACCCTGGGCCTGGCTGTCATCCGTGTCGACCCAACGCGCGGCTGCCGCTGCCATCAAGGCCTCGATCGGCTCGTCGTCGATCTGCGATCGGTACGACGAGCCCAACAGCCAACGGCAGACATGCAGGTGATAGGTCCAATCCTGTGGCGGCCGATTGCGATAGGCCCAGGTCATGAAGCTGCGAAACAGGTCCAGGCCCTCGGGTGGGTCGAGCTTGAGCAGCGCCGGGCAGATATCGAACAGCGTGTGCCAATAGGGCAACAGGCGTGCATCCAGGTGCACGA
Proteins encoded in this region:
- a CDS encoding molybdopterin-binding domain-containing protein, coding for MDDLIQHRVVCTEMIALSQALGRVTAEEVFSPVDVPGRDISVLDGYALRAVDVSELGGYLVLVRPHGRDLPLQASQAARVLTGAPLPAGADSVVALQRCRVYGPRIWCPPLRMGEHVIKRAHLLQRGQPVVSADKRLDAWDIDLLAAAGFPRIKVYRSSTA
- a CDS encoding putative natural product biosynthesis protein, producing the protein MNHLLPAGARRLVSKASRRLHADPAPPEYPSNSRNFVHLDARLLPYWHTLFDICPALLKLDPPEGLDLFRSFMTWAYRNRPPQDWTYHLHVCRWLLGSSYRSQIDDEPIEALMAAAAARWVDTDDSQAQGVVLAWQGATVFDWKGAPLAGAEQQALPGLEWDFAWCPLNARGEFGRWLPVP